Proteins co-encoded in one Candidatus Rokuibacteriota bacterium genomic window:
- the acpP gene encoding acyl carrier protein: MSKPVEERVREIISENLGVRPDEVTMEAKFIEDLNADSLDTVELVMAFEEEFGIEIPDEDAEKITTVGDAIRYIRDKA; this comes from the coding sequence ATGTCGAAGCCAGTCGAAGAGCGGGTCCGGGAGATCATCAGCGAGAACCTCGGAGTCAGGCCCGACGAGGTCACGATGGAGGCGAAGTTCATCGAGGACCTCAACGCCGACTCCCTGGACACGGTGGAGCTCGTGATGGCGTTCGAGGAGGAGTTCGGCATCGAGATCCCCGACGAGGACGCCGAGAAGATCACGACCGTCGGCGACGCCATCCGCTACATCAGGGACAAGGCCTGA
- the fabF gene encoding beta-ketoacyl-ACP synthase II yields MNAQRVVITGAGAVTPVGNTADEFWSALMQGKSGIGPITRFDTAGYPTRIAGEVRGFESLRYVEKKDDRKLDLYLKYAIACAVMAVEDAGLDVGRVDGTRFGVLVGSGIGGITTLLENHKILLEKGIDRVSPFFIPMLIINMASGLISMRFGARGPNSSVVTACATGNHAIGDAMKIIQRGDADVMIAGGAEAIIIPMTIAGFCQMKAMSTRNDDPTRASRPFDSERDGFVCGEGGGLVVLESLEHALRREARIYAEVVGYGMTGDAHHMTAPDPEGDGAARAMQAALRDAGLAPEAVGYINAHGTSTPYNDKFETLAIKRVFGEHARRLAVSSTKSMTGHLLGAAGGIEAIATAFAIHHGILPPTINHEKPDPECDLDYVPNQARKQNVEIALSNAFGFGGTNATLAFKRYRA; encoded by the coding sequence GTGAACGCGCAGCGGGTGGTCATCACGGGAGCGGGGGCCGTGACCCCGGTGGGGAACACGGCCGACGAGTTCTGGTCCGCCCTGATGCAGGGCAAGTCCGGCATCGGCCCGATCACCCGCTTCGACACGGCAGGGTACCCGACGCGCATCGCCGGTGAGGTGCGAGGGTTCGAGTCGCTCAGGTACGTGGAGAAGAAGGACGACCGCAAGCTCGACCTGTACCTCAAGTACGCCATCGCCTGCGCGGTGATGGCCGTGGAGGACGCGGGGCTCGATGTGGGCCGCGTGGACGGGACGCGCTTCGGCGTCCTCGTGGGCTCGGGCATCGGCGGCATCACGACGCTCCTGGAGAATCACAAGATCCTCCTGGAGAAGGGGATCGACCGGGTGTCCCCCTTCTTCATTCCCATGCTCATCATCAACATGGCCTCTGGCCTGATCTCCATGCGTTTCGGCGCGCGCGGGCCCAACTCGTCCGTGGTCACGGCGTGCGCCACCGGCAACCACGCCATCGGCGATGCCATGAAGATCATCCAGCGGGGCGACGCGGACGTCATGATCGCCGGAGGCGCGGAGGCCATCATCATCCCGATGACCATCGCCGGCTTCTGCCAGATGAAGGCCATGTCCACCCGGAACGACGACCCGACCCGGGCCTCGCGGCCCTTCGATTCCGAGCGGGACGGCTTCGTCTGCGGCGAGGGCGGAGGGCTGGTGGTACTCGAGTCCCTCGAGCACGCGCTCCGGCGGGAGGCGCGCATCTACGCCGAGGTGGTGGGCTACGGCATGACCGGCGACGCGCACCACATGACGGCGCCCGACCCGGAGGGGGACGGCGCCGCCCGCGCCATGCAGGCGGCGCTCCGGGACGCCGGGCTCGCGCCGGAGGCGGTGGGCTACATCAACGCCCACGGCACCTCGACGCCCTACAACGACAAGTTCGAGACCCTGGCCATCAAGCGGGTGTTCGGCGAGCACGCCCGCCGCCTCGCGGTGTCGTCCACCAAGTCCATGACCGGGCACCTGCTGGGCGCCGCCGGCGGGATCGAGGCGATCGCCACGGCCTTCGCCATCCACCACGGGATCCTGCCGCCGACGATCAACCACGAGAAGCCCGACCCGGAGTGCGACCTCGACTACGTGCCCAACCAGGCGCGCAAGCAGAACGTGGAGATCGCGCTGAGCAACGCCTTCGGGTTCGGCGGGACGAACGCGACGCTGGCCTTCAAGCGATACCGCGCGTAG